From Skermanella sp. TT6, a single genomic window includes:
- a CDS encoding inositol-3-phosphate synthase: MNGKKVRLAIVGVGNCASSLVQGLEYYKNAADDDQVPGLMHVTLGGYHIRDVEVVAAFDVSDAKVGRDLAEAIHAHPNNTVRFAEVPRSGVTVERGPTLDGLGKYLGQVVTESERPVADVAEVLRRSGAEILVSYLPVGSEQATEFYAERALEAGCALVNCIPSFIASRDSWRRRFEEKRLPIIGDDIKSQVGATIVHRVLTNLFRERGVRLDRTYQLNFGGNADFENMLERERLESKKISKTNAVTSQLDVPLSNENAHVGPSDYVPWLADRKWCYIRMEGTTFGNVPLNCELKLEVWDSPNSAGVVIDAVRCAKLALDRGIGGALIGPSSYFMKTPPQQFTDAEARARTLRFIDGEA; encoded by the coding sequence GTGAACGGAAAAAAGGTTCGCCTCGCGATCGTCGGCGTCGGCAATTGTGCGTCATCGCTTGTGCAGGGCCTGGAATATTACAAGAACGCCGCCGATGACGATCAGGTGCCCGGCCTGATGCATGTGACGCTCGGCGGCTACCATATCCGCGACGTCGAGGTGGTGGCCGCCTTCGACGTGTCCGACGCCAAGGTCGGGCGCGACCTGGCAGAAGCGATCCATGCCCACCCGAACAATACCGTCCGCTTCGCCGAGGTGCCCAGGTCCGGCGTGACCGTGGAACGTGGGCCGACCCTGGACGGACTCGGCAAATACCTGGGTCAGGTCGTTACGGAATCGGAACGCCCGGTCGCCGATGTCGCCGAGGTGCTGCGCCGGAGCGGCGCAGAAATCCTGGTATCGTACCTGCCGGTCGGTTCGGAACAGGCGACGGAGTTCTATGCCGAGCGGGCCCTGGAAGCCGGGTGCGCGCTGGTCAACTGCATCCCGTCCTTCATCGCGTCGCGCGACTCCTGGCGCCGCCGGTTCGAGGAAAAGCGGCTGCCGATCATCGGCGACGATATCAAGTCCCAGGTCGGCGCCACCATCGTGCATCGCGTGCTGACCAACCTGTTCCGCGAGCGCGGCGTCCGCCTGGACCGCACCTATCAGCTCAATTTCGGCGGCAACGCCGATTTCGAGAACATGCTGGAGCGCGAGCGGCTGGAGTCCAAGAAGATCTCCAAGACCAACGCGGTGACCAGCCAGCTCGACGTGCCCCTGTCCAACGAGAATGCCCATGTCGGCCCGAGCGACTACGTGCCGTGGCTGGCCGACCGCAAATGGTGCTACATCCGGATGGAGGGCACGACCTTCGGCAATGTCCCGCTGAATTGCGAGCTGAAGCTGGAAGTCTGGGACTCGCCCAACTCTGCCGGCGTGGTCATCGACGCCGTGCGCTGCGCCAAGCTGGCGCTGGACCGCGGCATCGGCGGCGCGCTGATCGGCCCGAGCAGCTACTTCATGAAGACGCCGCCGCAGCAGTTCACCGACGCAGAGGCCCGCGCCCGCACCCTGCGCTTCATCGACGGCGAAGCCTGA
- a CDS encoding FAD-dependent oxidoreductase, which produces MGAAVARRLALDGREVMLIARRDRQQDDGGLAMAAGGWPEPVEASVVDRPRTLRAGFSAQGAQALASYCARQEIPFRRTGQLLIARDDAEMAVLEDIKQRDPSVDLLSVADVAAHERGLRCVGGLFAPDAGIVDGDALRLALRIEAENAGAFVTEDCRLVAAYPMRRGFEVDLGGMPGELETVRCDSLINATEDYEAVQIAARVDGMRNHAPPELSGPGSKRYKLEGTAPFDRLVVPGCRGPKSAALFFSGFQGESWMDVLSESRDVAGRGDEPGTDGPRSPDFRIQGQAEHGIPGLINLFGIDARSETRAALALADAVLDALSGRADWSGMLPVPPSSLAVA; this is translated from the coding sequence TTGGGTGCCGCCGTCGCGAGGCGTCTTGCTCTGGACGGGCGGGAAGTGATGTTGATCGCCCGGCGCGACCGCCAGCAGGATGACGGGGGACTTGCCATGGCCGCCGGCGGGTGGCCGGAGCCGGTCGAGGCCTCGGTGGTGGACCGGCCCCGGACCCTGCGGGCCGGCTTCTCCGCCCAGGGGGCGCAGGCGTTGGCGTCCTATTGTGCCCGCCAGGAGATCCCGTTCCGGCGAACGGGACAGCTCCTGATCGCCCGCGACGACGCCGAGATGGCCGTGCTCGAAGACATCAAGCAGCGCGACCCCTCGGTCGATTTGCTGTCCGTGGCCGATGTGGCCGCCCACGAGCGGGGGCTGCGATGCGTCGGCGGCTTGTTCGCTCCCGACGCGGGCATCGTCGATGGCGACGCGCTTCGCCTTGCCCTGCGGATCGAGGCGGAGAACGCCGGCGCCTTCGTCACCGAGGATTGCAGGCTGGTCGCGGCCTACCCCATGCGACGCGGGTTCGAGGTGGATCTCGGCGGGATGCCGGGCGAGCTGGAGACGGTTCGCTGCGATAGCCTGATCAACGCGACGGAGGATTACGAGGCGGTCCAGATCGCCGCCCGGGTCGACGGCATGCGGAACCATGCGCCGCCCGAGCTGTCCGGACCGGGATCGAAACGGTACAAGCTGGAAGGGACGGCACCGTTCGACCGCCTCGTGGTGCCGGGCTGCCGCGGACCCAAGTCGGCTGCCCTCTTCTTTTCCGGCTTCCAAGGCGAAAGCTGGATGGACGTCCTGTCCGAGTCGAGGGACGTGGCTGGCCGCGGCGACGAGCCGGGCACGGATGGACCCCGGTCGCCCGATTTCCGGATCCAGGGACAGGCGGAACACGGCATCCCGGGGCTGATCAACCTGTTCGGCATCGATGCCCGGTCGGAGACCCGGGCGGCCCTGGCGCTTGCCGATGCCGTGCTGGATGCGCTGTCCGGACGCGCGGACTGGTCGGGCATGCTGCCGGTTCCGCCGTCCAGCCTTGCGGTGGCGTAA
- a CDS encoding DUF4384 domain-containing protein, which translates to MPKIRLRRRGPARRGWARRAGWLAGGCLMLAGCMSDPAIAPVVVEPKTPTTKTISSFTSSLQCMDTLLWQHGKSDIYIMTSGIPDATGKVAAGTKEMLITAISRMSARSNAFRFVDFEPNPSSDVTALSALIGVQPNFVVPSYYIRGAITQLDENVLSELQGGSVSLPFLDLGASRDRIVSVVSVDLNVGEVVTRQILPGMSASNSIAVVRSGISGDAGGRIDKAGFAFNVAFNKSEGFHQAVRTLVDLSVVETLGKLTRVPYWQCLGLDQTNPTFRAQAREWFDTTPPDEQVRFAQQILSSGGYYEGPITGIYDIDTKEAAARYQTDNDLIATGRIDFDLYYSMLGKPGVTARAPGRTGAIANAGGPGIPLVPTDANGERRLDLFLNTDRGPVPQFKQGEALVVKVQATADAFLYCYYQDSDGTVARVFPNRFQPDALVTANQQVEIPPGYEKPFNIRLDSVGDSEAVACFASAREVGLSLPDAMKIEDLRPIPQATLQGVTQAFNEIPGGNVRTKRLNLRVVPANTVDF; encoded by the coding sequence ATGCCCAAGATCCGCCTTCGCCGTCGCGGACCGGCCCGCCGTGGCTGGGCCAGGCGCGCCGGGTGGCTGGCGGGCGGGTGCCTGATGCTCGCGGGATGCATGTCGGACCCGGCGATAGCCCCCGTCGTGGTGGAGCCGAAGACGCCGACCACGAAGACGATCAGCAGCTTCACCAGCAGCCTGCAATGCATGGACACCCTGCTGTGGCAGCACGGCAAGAGCGACATCTATATCATGACCTCGGGCATTCCCGATGCCACCGGCAAGGTCGCTGCCGGAACCAAGGAGATGCTGATCACCGCGATCTCCCGCATGTCGGCGCGCAGCAACGCGTTCCGCTTCGTGGACTTCGAACCCAACCCGAGCAGCGACGTCACGGCCCTGTCCGCCCTGATCGGCGTGCAGCCCAACTTCGTGGTGCCCAGCTATTACATCCGGGGCGCCATCACCCAGCTGGACGAGAACGTGCTGAGCGAGCTGCAGGGCGGTTCCGTGTCCCTGCCCTTCCTGGACCTGGGAGCGTCGCGCGACCGGATCGTCTCGGTCGTTTCGGTCGATCTCAATGTCGGCGAGGTGGTGACCCGCCAGATCCTGCCGGGCATGTCGGCCAGCAACTCGATCGCGGTGGTGCGGTCGGGCATCAGCGGCGATGCCGGCGGCCGGATCGACAAGGCCGGGTTCGCCTTCAACGTGGCCTTCAACAAGTCGGAGGGATTCCACCAGGCGGTCCGGACGCTGGTCGACCTGAGCGTGGTCGAGACGCTGGGCAAGCTGACGCGGGTGCCCTACTGGCAGTGCCTGGGCCTGGACCAGACCAACCCGACCTTCCGGGCGCAGGCCCGCGAATGGTTCGACACCACCCCGCCCGACGAGCAGGTCCGCTTCGCCCAGCAGATCCTGTCCAGCGGCGGCTATTACGAGGGTCCGATCACCGGCATCTATGACATAGACACCAAGGAGGCGGCGGCTCGCTATCAGACCGACAACGACCTGATCGCCACGGGCAGGATCGATTTCGACCTGTACTATTCGATGTTGGGCAAGCCCGGCGTGACCGCCCGCGCGCCCGGACGCACCGGCGCCATAGCCAATGCGGGCGGCCCCGGCATTCCGCTGGTCCCGACCGATGCGAACGGCGAGCGCCGCCTGGACCTGTTCCTCAACACCGACCGCGGCCCGGTGCCCCAGTTCAAACAGGGCGAGGCCCTGGTGGTGAAGGTGCAGGCGACCGCGGACGCGTTCCTCTATTGCTATTATCAGGACAGCGACGGAACCGTGGCGCGGGTCTTCCCGAACCGCTTCCAGCCCGACGCCTTGGTGACGGCGAACCAGCAGGTCGAGATCCCGCCCGGCTACGAAAAGCCTTTCAACATCCGCCTGGACAGCGTCGGCGACAGCGAGGCGGTCGCGTGCTTCGCCTCGGCCCGAGAGGTCGGCCTGTCCCTGCCCGATGCGATGAAGATCGAGGACCTGAGGCCGATCCCGCAGGCGACCCTTCAGGGCGTCACCCAGGCGTTCAACGAGATCCCGGGCGGGAACGTCCGGACAAAGCGCCTGAACCTGCGCGTCGTCCCGGCCAACACGGTCGATTTCTGA